One Jeotgalicoccus saudimassiliensis DNA window includes the following coding sequences:
- the lspA gene encoding signal peptidase II, whose product MKQYRILPMAVVGIIVLAIDQLTKYLVATRMELGESIPVLGEFFKITSHRNSGAAWGMFEGRMMFFYIITVFVVIFLAYFYKTEAKNNLLMQLGITLLISGALGNFIDRLLFQEVVDFADVLLITYDFPIFNVADSALTVGVIIMLIEVFITGRGKEEK is encoded by the coding sequence ATGAAACAATACAGAATACTGCCTATGGCTGTCGTTGGAATTATTGTTCTTGCAATAGATCAGCTGACGAAATATTTAGTGGCAACACGGATGGAACTTGGAGAGTCCATTCCGGTTCTCGGGGAGTTTTTTAAGATAACTTCCCACCGCAACAGCGGTGCCGCATGGGGGATGTTTGAAGGACGTATGATGTTCTTCTATATCATTACCGTCTTTGTAGTAATATTTTTAGCGTATTTCTATAAGACGGAAGCGAAGAATAATTTATTAATGCAGCTCGGCATCACACTGCTGATATCAGGGGCGCTCGGTAATTTTATCGACCGTCTGCTGTTTCAGGAAGTGGTCGATTTTGCAGACGTACTTCTGATCACTTATGATTTCCCTATTTTTAATGTGGCGGACAGTGCCCTTACTGTCGGCGTGATTATAATGTTAATCGAAGTATTTATAACGGGAAGAGGTAAAGAAGAAAAATGA
- a CDS encoding RluA family pseudouridine synthase, whose amino-acid sequence MNVTITEENAGTRLDTVLAGIVPDTSRTDIQNRVKSGHITVNGKTVKPNYKVKDGDHIEFFERENVEADIEPENLNLEIVYEDDDVAVVNKERGMVVHPAAGHASGTLVNGLMAQLDNLSGINGELRPGIVHRIDKDTSGLLMVAKHDVSHRHLVDQLVEKSVTRKYTALVHGVIPHNLGTIEAPIGRNPKERQDMAVVDDGKEAVTHFNVLERFDKFTLVECILETGRTHQIRVHMKYIGYPLAGDPKYGPRKTLDVGGQLLHAGTLGFTHPKTGERLEFKSELPVYFTDVLEEMRQAEK is encoded by the coding sequence ATGAATGTAACTATAACTGAAGAAAATGCAGGCACAAGACTGGATACAGTACTTGCAGGCATCGTTCCAGACACATCCCGTACAGATATACAAAACCGCGTGAAGTCGGGTCACATTACAGTGAACGGCAAAACGGTTAAACCGAACTATAAAGTAAAAGACGGTGACCATATCGAATTCTTTGAACGTGAAAACGTGGAAGCTGATATTGAACCTGAAAATTTAAACCTGGAAATTGTGTATGAAGACGACGACGTCGCGGTCGTTAACAAAGAACGCGGCATGGTTGTTCACCCTGCGGCAGGACATGCATCCGGTACGCTCGTTAACGGACTGATGGCACAGCTCGATAACCTGTCAGGCATTAACGGCGAGCTTCGTCCGGGTATCGTTCACCGAATCGATAAAGACACATCAGGTCTCCTGATGGTTGCAAAACACGACGTGTCACACCGTCATTTAGTTGACCAGCTTGTTGAAAAATCGGTAACGAGAAAATACACAGCACTTGTGCACGGTGTTATCCCGCATAACCTCGGAACGATTGAAGCACCGATCGGCCGCAATCCGAAAGAGCGTCAGGATATGGCTGTTGTCGATGATGGCAAAGAAGCGGTTACACACTTTAATGTACTTGAGCGTTTTGATAAGTTTACGCTTGTGGAATGCATTCTTGAAACTGGCCGTACGCACCAGATCAGAGTACACATGAAGTATATCGGTTACCCGCTGGCGGGAGATCCGAAATATGGCCCGAGAAAAACACTGGATGTCGGCGGACAGCTGCTGCATGCAGGCACACTCGGATTTACACACCCTAAAACAGGCGAGCGTCTGGAATTTAAATCAGAACTGCCTGTATACTTTACCGATGTACTGGAAGAAATGCGTCAGGCTGAAAAATAA
- the pyrR gene encoding bifunctional pyr operon transcriptional regulator/uracil phosphoribosyltransferase PyrR: MTAKTIMDSVQIKRAITRMSHEILEKHKGSENIVLLGIKTRGEHLAVRIQERIEEIERVKLPTGTIDISAFRDDRPEDIKADNSVVVNADFTDKDVVIVDDVLQTGRTIRAAIDAILNTARPTTISLAILVDRGHRELPIRPDYIGKNIPTSKAEKVSVKVEEVDGETSVTIL, translated from the coding sequence ATGACGGCAAAAACAATTATGGACAGCGTTCAGATTAAAAGAGCAATTACACGCATGTCACACGAAATACTGGAAAAACATAAAGGCAGCGAAAACATCGTACTGCTCGGCATTAAAACACGAGGTGAACATCTTGCGGTCCGCATTCAGGAACGCATTGAAGAAATAGAAAGGGTTAAGCTCCCGACGGGCACGATTGATATCAGCGCATTCCGGGATGACCGTCCGGAAGATATTAAAGCGGATAACTCGGTAGTGGTCAATGCTGACTTTACGGATAAAGACGTTGTAATAGTGGATGATGTACTGCAGACGGGACGTACGATAAGAGCAGCGATTGATGCGATACTCAACACGGCGAGACCGACGACAATCTCACTTGCGATACTCGTTGACAGAGGACACAGAGAGCTGCCGATCAGACCGGATTATATCGGTAAAAACATTCCAACATCAAAAGCGGAAAAAGTTTCAGTGAAAGTGGAAGAAGTGGACGGGGAAACGAGTGTTACCATACTTTAA
- a CDS encoding solute carrier family 23 protein, translating to MAKFEDEIFQRSVEPELDVHERPRFLQGLLLSSQHLFAMFGATVLVPFLTGLPVSAALIASGIGTLLYILITKGQIPAYLGSSFAFILPITIALGANTLGEVLTALFFSGVLYVLIGLVIRLAGSGWIIRLLPPIVVGPVIMVIGLGLAPVAVDMAMYTDSGNQEGYSMTYIAVALITLTITILASIFLKGVLGLIPILIGIIGGYIAALMFGIVDLELIRDTGWFVLPDLYIPYQDYTPAMNIGLFMVMLPIVFVTISEHIGHQMVINKIVGRNFFKKPGLHRSIIGDGVATMFASTIGGPPTTTYGENIGVLAITRIFSVWVIGGAGVLAVILGFVGKFTAVVQSIPSPVMGGVSILLFGIIASSGLRMLVDAKIDFDNKRNLVIASVILVIGIGKAHLDFTIGNIPFNLEGMALAAVAGIILNLILPERETN from the coding sequence ATGGCAAAGTTTGAAGATGAAATTTTTCAGCGCAGCGTGGAACCTGAGCTTGATGTACACGAAAGACCGAGGTTTTTACAGGGACTGCTCCTAAGTTCGCAGCACCTGTTTGCAATGTTCGGTGCGACAGTACTTGTACCGTTCCTGACGGGGCTGCCGGTCAGTGCGGCACTCATAGCAAGCGGAATCGGAACGCTGCTTTACATTCTTATAACAAAAGGCCAGATACCGGCATATCTCGGCTCAAGCTTTGCTTTTATACTGCCGATTACAATCGCACTCGGTGCAAACACACTGGGTGAAGTGCTGACAGCATTGTTTTTCAGCGGGGTGCTATACGTACTCATCGGGCTCGTTATCAGACTGGCAGGCTCCGGTTGGATAATCAGGCTGCTGCCTCCGATAGTCGTAGGGCCTGTCATCATGGTAATCGGCCTTGGTCTCGCACCGGTTGCAGTGGATATGGCCATGTATACGGACTCCGGAAATCAGGAAGGCTACAGTATGACATACATCGCTGTTGCACTGATTACACTGACGATTACAATACTTGCCTCAATTTTTCTTAAAGGTGTGCTCGGCCTGATTCCGATACTTATCGGTATTATTGGCGGTTACATCGCAGCACTAATGTTTGGCATCGTTGACCTTGAATTGATCAGGGACACCGGCTGGTTTGTTCTGCCTGACCTTTACATTCCTTATCAGGACTATACACCGGCAATGAATATCGGATTGTTTATGGTCATGCTGCCAATCGTCTTCGTTACAATTTCCGAGCATATCGGACATCAGATGGTTATAAACAAAATTGTCGGGCGCAACTTCTTTAAGAAACCCGGACTTCACCGTTCGATTATCGGTGACGGTGTCGCAACGATGTTTGCGAGCACAATCGGGGGGCCGCCGACGACAACTTACGGTGAAAACATCGGAGTACTCGCAATCACGAGAATCTTCAGCGTCTGGGTGATCGGCGGGGCAGGGGTACTCGCTGTCATACTCGGCTTTGTCGGCAAGTTCACAGCAGTAGTGCAGAGCATTCCGTCACCGGTGATGGGCGGTGTGTCCATACTGCTCTTCGGAATCATCGCATCAAGCGGACTTCGCATGCTGGTCGACGCAAAAATTGACTTTGATAATAAACGCAACCTGGTTATCGCATCTGTGATATTAGTTATCGGGATCGGTAAAGCACATTTAGACTTCACAATAGGCAACATTCCTTTCAATCTGGAAGGTATGGCGCTCGCGGCAGTAGCGGGAATTATTCTAAATCTAATTTTACCTGAGAGGGAGACGAACTAA
- a CDS encoding aspartate carbamoyltransferase catalytic subunit translates to MKNLLSMEHVTPKEIEALITRAIDIKHGRPVMKLNGKTVVNLFYENSTRTKLSFEMAEKNLNVERLPFDVATSSVSKGESLYDTCKTLEAIGADALVIRHPDNKYYETLENLNIPVINGGDGSGSHPTQSLLDMMTIYENLGQICGLKIAIVGDIKHSRVAKSNAQALTKMGAEVYFSGPRELQDNSLQISQISIDEAVEVCDVIMLLRVQHERHESYSEMPKEEYNALYGMNKARMDQMKPHALVMHPAPINRGVEITDEAVEGDKSVIFEQMTNGVFMRMSILESVLDGEGTSINAFEKRYAVTQ, encoded by the coding sequence ATGAAAAACTTATTATCTATGGAACATGTCACTCCGAAAGAAATCGAAGCATTAATCACGAGAGCAATCGATATTAAACACGGCAGACCGGTAATGAAATTAAACGGCAAAACAGTTGTGAATCTGTTCTATGAGAACTCTACGAGAACAAAGCTGAGTTTTGAAATGGCGGAGAAGAACCTTAACGTTGAGCGCCTGCCGTTCGATGTGGCGACAAGCTCGGTATCAAAAGGGGAGTCACTGTACGACACATGTAAAACGCTTGAAGCAATCGGCGCGGACGCACTGGTGATCAGACATCCGGATAATAAGTATTATGAAACACTCGAAAATCTCAACATCCCGGTCATTAACGGCGGTGACGGCAGCGGTTCACACCCGACACAGTCACTGCTCGATATGATGACAATTTACGAAAATCTCGGTCAAATATGCGGACTGAAAATTGCGATTGTCGGAGACATTAAACATTCGCGTGTCGCAAAATCAAATGCGCAGGCACTGACTAAAATGGGAGCTGAAGTGTACTTCTCGGGACCTCGTGAACTGCAGGATAATTCACTTCAGATTTCACAAATCAGCATCGATGAAGCGGTGGAGGTATGCGATGTTATTATGCTGCTCCGCGTACAGCATGAACGCCATGAATCTTACTCCGAAATGCCGAAAGAAGAATACAATGCATTGTACGGCATGAACAAAGCACGTATGGATCAGATGAAACCGCATGCTCTTGTCATGCACCCGGCACCGATTAACCGCGGTGTGGAGATTACTGACGAAGCAGTAGAAGGCGATAAGAGCGTAATCTTTGAGCAGATGACAAACGGCGTATTTATGCGCATGAGTATTTTAGAATCAGTACTGGACGGAGAGGGGACGAGCATCAATGCTTTTGAAAAACGCTACGCTGTTACTCAATAA
- a CDS encoding dihydroorotase, which produces MLLKNATLLLNNKEQVSDVYIKNGKIESVGQNLTGDGEVIDCTGLLLTPGLVDVHVHLREPGFEHKETIKSGTKAAARGGFTTICPMPNTNPIIDTPEILRDLNEKIESDAVIKVLPYVSITTGLKGEELVDFEKLKAEGAFAFTDDGVGVQSADMMYRAMQSASKLDMAIVAHTEENSLIYGGAIHEGKTSAKLGVKGIPSITESTQIARDVLLAEAADCHYHVCHVSTKESVRVIRDAKRAGIKVTAEVTPHHLVLDENDITEKDPNYKMNPPLRASEDRGALIEGLLDGTIDFIATDHAPHQDDEKAAGIETAPFGIVGIENAFQLIFTKLVKTGVFTLQQLVDWMTVKPSEVFKLDSGTLKTGRAADITLIDLNREYMLDKNEFLSNSKNTPFHGETLLSDIAMTIVDGKVVYENK; this is translated from the coding sequence ATGCTTTTGAAAAACGCTACGCTGTTACTCAATAACAAAGAGCAGGTATCAGATGTGTATATTAAAAACGGTAAGATTGAAAGTGTCGGACAGAACCTGACAGGAGACGGTGAAGTTATCGACTGTACAGGGCTGTTGCTGACACCTGGTCTTGTCGATGTCCATGTGCACTTAAGAGAACCGGGATTCGAACATAAAGAAACGATTAAATCGGGTACGAAAGCAGCGGCGCGCGGCGGATTTACGACAATCTGTCCGATGCCGAATACGAATCCGATTATCGATACACCGGAAATACTCCGTGATTTAAATGAAAAAATTGAAAGCGATGCTGTCATTAAAGTACTGCCTTACGTGTCGATAACCACGGGTCTTAAAGGCGAGGAACTAGTAGACTTCGAAAAGTTAAAAGCAGAAGGTGCGTTTGCTTTCACTGACGACGGTGTCGGCGTACAGAGTGCGGATATGATGTACCGCGCGATGCAGAGCGCATCAAAACTCGATATGGCGATTGTTGCGCATACCGAAGAAAATTCACTGATATACGGCGGCGCGATACACGAAGGGAAAACGAGTGCAAAGCTCGGTGTAAAAGGTATTCCATCAATTACTGAGTCGACGCAGATTGCACGGGATGTGCTGCTTGCCGAAGCGGCTGACTGTCATTACCATGTATGTCACGTTTCAACGAAAGAGAGCGTCAGAGTAATCCGTGACGCGAAACGTGCCGGTATTAAAGTGACGGCGGAAGTGACGCCTCATCACCTCGTACTCGATGAGAACGATATTACAGAAAAAGATCCAAACTATAAGATGAACCCGCCGCTCCGAGCTTCTGAAGACAGGGGAGCACTAATTGAAGGGCTGCTTGACGGCACAATCGACTTTATCGCAACTGACCACGCACCGCATCAGGATGATGAAAAAGCGGCAGGCATTGAAACGGCACCTTTCGGTATCGTCGGTATTGAAAATGCATTTCAGCTCATTTTTACAAAACTTGTTAAAACAGGGGTGTTTACGCTGCAGCAGCTGGTCGACTGGATGACAGTCAAGCCGAGTGAAGTATTTAAACTGGACAGCGGGACGCTTAAAACAGGGAGAGCGGCAGACATTACACTGATTGACTTAAACCGCGAGTATATGCTCGATAAAAACGAATTTTTATCGAATTCTAAAAATACGCCGTTCCACGGTGAGACGCTGTTAAGCGATATCGCGATGACAATCGTTGACGGAAAAGTAGTGTACGAGAATAAGTAA